The Enterobacter pseudoroggenkampii genomic sequence CCAGTCCACTGGCGGCAACGTTTCCAGCTGGCCGATGTACCGGGCCTCGGTGATTTCCACCCAGGGACGGCGATAGCCGTCATTCTGCTTTTCCTGCACCTGAGTCGCGGGGATCAGCTCCGCGTCCGGATAGAGACGGCGCAGGGATTCCAGCGTTTTCGCTTCACGCTGAGTTACCCACTGCCCGTCCAGCTGTGTTGCGCGGTCATAAACAGCGTTATGAGACGGAACGAAAAAGGCCATTGGTGCAGCGGTCGGGGTGTTAACGTTCATCTTTCATGCTCCTGTCTGATGAGGTTCCGTGCGGGGGCGGCCGCACGGGGTGAACCGGATTTAAATGTCGATACCTGCGCGCTCGATCAGGCGCACGAACTGTTTGAAGTGGTCAGCTTCAGCCACATGGATATGGCGGAACTGTTTATCGACGCCGCTGCTGAGGGCGTAGAAATAGGTGCAGCACATCGTTTCGGGGCAGCGTCTGCGCAGTTTCTTCAGCTCAGCAAGGCTGCTGAACTCCAGAACGTCGGCTTCCTCCTCAGAGTTTTTTTTCGTCTCAGCGACGAGGATCGTGTACGACACGGTTTTTCCCCCCATCTTTCTGGAAGATTCTTGAGCGGCGGTTTTGACGTTGACGTTTCGTGTGTGCATCCTGGTTTTCTCCTGTGGTGATGGTTGTCCATCTCCCTGGTGAGTTCTCTCGC encodes the following:
- a CDS encoding DUF1419 domain-containing protein, with amino-acid sequence MNVNTPTAAPMAFFVPSHNAVYDRATQLDGQWVTQREAKTLESLRRLYPDAELIPATQVQEKQNDGYRRPWVEITEARYIGQLETLPPVDWCRGYGGESFKSMEFTGGDVTAIFVRYGARFFECHDLHTRHHRELIGDVIARFCLDAPLNSAH